TGAGTCAATGATCCAATTTGCTATCACTGtatctttcaataattattGAATGCTTATTGTAatgcaaaataaaatttgagtatGTTTAAAATACCGCAAAACTCCTTTTATAGTGTCATCGAATGATAGCAGATTTTCacaatctttaattttattgtgtGTATTATGTAATTGAATAAAGAGATTAAAAAGATATAATTGTCCCTGAACCTCGTTAGTACCCCTACCGATTCAATAGAAGTGCTTGTACCAATATCAATGTGATTGACTTTATCTTTTAGATTGTAAATATGACTAGTGTCTGCGCGGCCCAGtattaacttataaattatttgtttaaaataatattaattaaataatgtatttttttcgataaaaacAACTTTAGATTTATGTTAATAGATTATCTAATTAAGTGTGAAATGAATAtgtgataaataattttaaatggtgttgattaaacaattttaaattattgatccaaaaaaaagttatatatttgcGTGGTAATTTCATTcttctttctcaaaaatttgACGTGATGGATCCATATTAAGATCTCCATTACTCAAAACTTATACTTCATTGTTTGCCACTTTCCTTTACCTagaattatttcttatttatgaCCCGAGTTACTTATAATCCAAGTAATGTcataaatagtatttaataagGATTAGATCTTATTCGTATATTGGTTACTTGATGAACAAACCTAATTAAATCATATTTCTATAAGTTGGTCCTCTCTCCACCCATTAGGGTTACCACATATTCGTTATAATAATTTCATCACTGACGGTTGTGGTAACATAAAGTCAGGATAAGGAGGTAGAAACTAATTTACAACTAACGCTTTCACTTTTAACTCTGATGATGTCTTCCTCGTCAGGTATGTGCCCCACTACAAAAAAATCAGCCTCTAAGGAAGGGAAATCTAGTGGCTGAAAGTTGAAATCTGCTCCTAAACGAGCAATTGAGACCAGAAAAATCTGGTTGCCACTCGTGCTAGAAAGTGTCGTCGCTACTGGTTACTAAGGACGAGTTCAAAATACTGGTCTTTTAATGTCTTTGAGACGAGAAAAACACTGGTCGTGGAACAATTTTAGAGACTGCATATCTGGTCTTAAATGGACCATTGATAAGTTGGATTTCAGATCGTTAATCCTCTTTTGCGTCCTTCCGCAACCTTGTCCCAATAACTCTTTAGGGACGAGTGTGATCTGGTCCTAGAATAGCGTTAGAGACCGTTAGCAATCTGTTCCTAGAATAGTTATACCGACAATAAGGAACTGGTCCTAAAGAAGCTTTAGGGACGACAACAAGCTGGTCCTAGAATAGTTGTAGGGACGAACAACAACCTGGTCCAAAAATAGCTTTAAGACGAACATCATTTCTAGTCGTAGATTCACCTTTACAGAAATTCACTAACTATGGTCTCTAACTAATAACTGTTGATCCAATAACCATTGATATCACAAGCATCtaacaaaatatcaaattaattatcaaCTAAAATCTGGATACAAAAGATTTaagtttcaatattttcttaattaataaacaaaaaactaAGACAACATCCATTGTTTTGCATAACATTCATAGCAAAGAAAGAATGAGTTGGTGCATCTTATAAGCTATGATTCACAGAAGATGAGCAAAAGTTGGgcaaaaacttaaaagtttaCTCTTTTTCATGTGATTTTCAGAAACATCCATAAACCTGCAagcataagaaaaaattatattagaaaaaacttcaaattcatCAATCAATAGAAACCAACATCTATTTTAAAGAACCACCCCTAACTAATGTTTAGTAAAAATTGGAGATAAATGGATAGAAAAGTTAGCTTATGAGACTATTTAATTGGATGAACTATTTGAAAGTGAAACGTAGTAGTTCATTTTGTAACAAATTAAAGAACAATGGATGTGACAATAATATTTAGCCTATAGCCTTATCTGCACAGGTGTAGATAAATTAACAACAGTGAGTCGAGCGATTGTCCCTAGCTAATAGCACCACAGCGAGCCCCAAAAATTGCCTTGGACAAAAGATCAGTGTACTTCTTTGAGTTGACTTTCCTATCGATACCTCTAATAGTTGCTTCTATTATAAGTATAGAGAAAGGATTTTCTTTCAACATTTCTGCAGCCATTGCGGGTGCCATGAAGATTGAGGGGATGTCCAAGATTTAAGAACAAGAATTTTGACGGGCACTTACATGGCAGCACTGTTACGTTGCAGCAGTGCATAAAGAATATCTTAAGAGACGAGCAGGATGAACAATAATCAGGCAAAATATGGTAAAACAGAGAAGGTGGCAGCAGTGTTACAGGAAcgcataaaatttaaaaacaatgtTTGTGCCGTTATGCAGAAAATGAAAAACTAAGCCTTTcactattaaaaaaagttatgcGGATAATCAAAAACAGATCACATCTCTACAACCACTAATtctaaagaaaacatatttataaGTCAGGTATATTGTCACTTACTTGGTTAACTGAATAGGCAGTGCTCATTCGGTTGAAACTGATGTTGTTGTCGGTGGGACATGTGACTGCTGAGCAACGAAGAATTCTTTCATATTCATTATATCTTTCATCTTATCTTCTATGGTAGACAAGCGATCATTCAAAGATTTGTTTTCCTCATTCAAGATTTtgttttcttcattcaagaATTTGATATCCTCTCGAATTGAACGTAGCGCGGACAATAATTCAGCCTTTGAAGAAGTTCCACCTTTCAAGTCTTTTGCCTTTAATCCACCTCCTAGTCCAAATACATGGCTAAGAGTTTGAGGTCCACAACATTTTTCAACAATCTCTATAATAGGTAGAGATGGATCTGCTTGAACCATTTCCTCGAGTTGAGCCTATAGTATATatcaaagaatatttttaatcataacaCATCATTTTGaagtaattaatatattaagttTACCAAACGCACATGTTTTTTCAATTGCTTCAGGTTCAACAAGCTTGTTATCTTTCTTACGCGTCTCAAAGAAAATAGTTGCCACTTCTGGTGGATTTCCATCTTTTCCTCCCtttacatcaaagtcaaacaTGTCAAATAACACACACCTTGTAAAAGGTCTATTTcggaaaaattaattttatgatatttcctTTTGATAGATAATCTCTCTAATAGGCTTGCTACCAATATGATGAAGCATCTTCAATTTAGCTCGGTTTGTTTCATTCCTTCTACTCCTTGCCAGTATTTATTTAACAAAGAGTTGCATTCTAGGAGGataaatgaatataatagaCCATAGAAAAGCTAATACAATTGCGGATCAGATATACTCTCTAAATAGGGCTCCGCAATTGACAAAACGGTTATGTACCAAAAGAGAAAGCAAACTCCAGAATAGAGAAGTTAGCAAAGTAAACTACTAATTCAGTAGGCATACCTGAAAACTTTCATAAGCAAAGTGCTCTTTTCACTAACCATTCCCATCTTTTTTGTCTACTCCCCTTGGGACATTCTTAAGAGACTGTTGAAGTGGCTTGTCCTTCACATATTTTGCATGCAAGTGTCCTCTCCATTTATTCCATAACTCATTCATCCATCCCAAGATATGATCACGATGATCATTCATATCAACATTCTCAAATTTATGCTACAACAATCGAAACATGATAAGTTGAGTTATCATCTTCAAACTTGATCTATGTTTCTGAACAACTTTGCTCTGAGATTATAAAAACACTCTAAGGTACTTGATTATAAACTATTTAtctattataaatgaatatcgATACGAGCTACTTTAGATAGAATTCTAAGATAAAAAACATTAGCTATATTGGACAAGAACACACGACATATCAGGTAGCagtaaataatataaatcatgTGTATATTTATTACCTCAACAGCCGCCCACATATGATTCAACTTTTTTTGCTTAATATCATGCCACGATGATACTCTCAAGGGACAAATATTACGATCACGAACAATTTTACCCAAATGCCTCGAAAACAGATTGATATTTGCTCCAACCTTTCGATTATTGTAAAAGGTTACTTTCAGCTTTTGTCCAATTTCAAGTGAAGCAACTTCTTTGCACATGTTGCTTCCTCGAACTTTTTTTACCTTTGTAGAATTAGATGAACCTAAAGTtgcataatataataataactatagaaatcaaactcaattcaaaaacataataatatatgaatttaacaTATCATACCGTTTTCAGTTGTTTGAGAGTGCTTCATGACTTGATTAATAGAAGGAGACAATGAAACATTGGTCTGCATACCATCTTTCTTAAgaacaatatttttcatttttcttatttcttgacAAGAGGAAGAGGTAGAACTCGATTTTGTGCTTTTAGAAAGAGTTTGCATACGTTGATTAGAACAACCAACACTGTTGTTAAAAGATCCCACCTCAGATTCAGAAATTTCTTTTCTCTAGTCCCTTTCTTCTGCAATTTATTGTGCTAGTTGGTTTAAAATGTTTGATAGTAGTTGTATGGATCAACAGTGGAGAagtccaaacaaaaaaaagtaggaAAAGACATTTATCttcaacacaattaaatcaatagGTTCAGTCATTTTTCATCGAAAATGATAGACATTAACTACAAGAAAGTCGGCCTCATAATCAAAAATATCTTACTTGTTTCAACTTCTTGAGTGTATTTCTCAATTTTAATAGCAGATGTaggaaatgaaaaattattttggatgTTCTCTTTCTCAGGAACCATGGAGTTCTTATAAATCTGATACTTTTCAAGTCCTCGTCCTTTGTCCTTCTCCGTATAACCTGAAAAAAAAGACAGTCATATTCTTCATTATTTGAATCAATCTCATAGATTTATTCACATGGTCTAATTCCATTCGTAAGTAAGATAACATTTCATTGActataaaaagttgaaaacaaatAATTGAAGCAAATAAGTGGACAAAGTCAATGATATGTCTGTGACATAATATCACAGTTATTAGGTGAAAGAGGGGCGACAAGGGAGAATTCACCAGCTAAAAATCACTCACCAAgtaaaaattaatcataaaaatcaAAAGGTTCTGTCATTTTTGTCGGAAATGGTTGAAATTTCACACTTCCTCCTCCAAGTTAAAATACAGAATGCAGGAAAAGAATATCTCTTCAATAGAACTAAATATTTTGCTTATGGTCGGAAGTAATAGAATACAAAATATCTTACTTGTTTCAATTTCTTTGATGTACTTCTTAACTAGATCACTTGATTGAGGCAACAAACTCTTAGATGATGTATTCCCTTTCTCACCCAGAGATTTAAGTCCTCGTCCTCGTCCCTTTCCTATAGCCCCAGGCGCGACAAATGTATACTCTTTAAATTCGAACTGACCTCATTTTCAGTTTTCAATGGTTTCATCTTGAACcagcaagaatagtcaaaagtTAAAGTTTGGACATGGAAAAAAGTAAACATATACTGATAAAAAAAAAACGGTGTCATCATACTGTTTAACAATGAATATATTGATTCATAAATAGATATTTCACCTCattagttctttttcttttcttttgtgatgGACTTCCTAACTCTACAATATCATCCTCCATTTGTTCCACAATCTCATAGGAATTACGAGGTTGAGTCTTCCTCACTACTTGCCAACCTTTGTTGGAATTATCATTAGCATAAAATACTTGAGATGCTTGATTCGCTAAAACAAATGGCTCATTTGTTTTCAAAAATCTGTCGGGATTAACACTCACAAAACCATACTCATCctttttaattccttttaattCATCATACACATCAAACCAATCACATTTGAATAAAACCACTCTTCTATCCATGACAAATTGCAACTCAATTATATCTGTTAAAACTCCATAGTAATCAAGGTTCTCTCTATCTTCATCATTCTCACCCAATACAACAACACCACAATTTTGAGTCCTTAACTTTTTATCATGCTCTTCTACATGAAATCTATATCCATTAACAATGTAACCATTAGAACGCGTCGAATATTTTGTGGGACCGCATGAAAGTGAGAGTAGATCTTCCATGATACAACTATCATCTCCTTTATGCAATTGTGCGAcctataaacaaaattttattgaatattttagaaTGAGTATTATAATATTAgatatatcaatttttatatttatgtatcaCTCACTCTATCTTTAAACCATTCAATAAATTGTCGGCTCCATTCTGCATAAGACAACTGTCGAGCATTCTCATGAGTTTGTGCAAACTCtctaaaaaattgaattgaaccATAAGTCCCCATATAGAAAAGAAATTAccttaaaagaaataaaaatgagataATATGAAAGAACTTTCCATACTTAAGATATGGTAAGACTTCATCACAATTCTTCAGTATGTATACATGTGCTTGTTCTAATTCATCCTCTTTAAGATCACATGGCTCTTTAACTCCAAGAGTTCTTCCAAGTTGACTAAAGATGGATAAACCGCCATCTAATTGTTTTAAGCCACCACCATTATTTCGCTCGGGCCGACTGAATCTTGTGTCAACTTTATGCAGATACATTGAACATAGTATCATACATTCATGTGCAATGTATCCCTATGCAATACAACCTTCAGGATATGCTCTATTACCAATaagagatttcaaaaaaataaccatCGTTCCATAGGATACATCCACTGATAATGAGTCGGTCCAGTAATCTTAGCTTCATTAGCTAAATGAACAGGTAAATACTCCATCACATCAAAAAATGAAGGAGGTGAGACCTTTTCTAACTTACAAAAAGTTAATAGGTATTTGCGCTTCAATATGTTCcaagttataaattttcaacTCCTTTGATCTAAGAAGActaaaaaatatagataattcAATAAGTGGTTCACACACTTCTTTTGACAACATACCACGAAGTGCAAGAGGAAGTATATGTTGCAAGAGAACATGACAATCATGGCTTTTTAATCCAGATATCTTGTGATCTTTCAGGTTCACACATTGAGAAATATTAGATGAAAAACCATCAGGAACCTTTAGATTCTTTAAGAACAGGCACAATTTGTGCTTATCTTCTGAAGACAGTGTGTATCATGCTATTGGAACTTCAATTTTCTCCCCATTTTGGATGGAGTGCAATTCTGCCCTAATGTTCATCTCTTGCAAGTCTAATCGATTTTTTATTGTGTCCTTGGTCTTGCCTTTGACATTCATGATTGTCCCCATGATATtatcacatatatttttttcaatatgcaTAACATCCAAATTATGTCGCAGCAAGAGACACTTCCAATATGAAAGTTCAAAAAAGATACTTTTTTTGTTCTAGTTATCCTTTCGATTTTCACGTGatatattctttcttttcttaggATCCTTCGATAATTGTAACCCTTCAAGATCTTGTACTTGATTAAGTATTCAATACCTGAACACATTTTTGGTGGGGGGCCTTTTCTCAATTGTACCATCAAATGAGTCCTTATCATTTCTCCATTTGTGGTTTTCAGAAATATAACATCAATGACCCATAAAACACTCCTTCTTACCATTCATCAATCGAATTGAGGAAGGGTCTTTATTGCAACATCGGCATgtcatttttccttttgtaCTCCATCCAGATAAATTTTCATATGCTGGAAATTCATTGATTGTCTACAATAAAGAAGCatgcaatttaaaatttattctagTAGATGCATCATAGGTCTCAATACCAACTTCCCACAACTCCTTCAATTTCTCTATTAAAGGCTGAAGATATGTATCAATTGCATCTCCTGGACCATTTGGACCTAGAATAAGCATAGACAAAATAAAGTTTTCTTGCTTCATACACAACCAAGGTGGTAAATTATAAGGAATAAGAACAACAGGTCAAATGCTATGTGAGGTTTTTGAATTCCAAAGCGGTTGAAATCCATCACTAGCAAGTCCAAGTCGAACATTACGAGGCTCAGCAGCAAATGAAGGATGAAGTTCATCAAATGATTTCCATGCCATTGAATCAGCTGGATGCCTCATTATTCCATCATCAACTCTTTTATCCTTGTGTCATGTCATTAGAGAAGATGTCTTTGTAGACATTGTTAAGTTGAACAATACAATTAATTAGTTGGATTTGTTAAAGTTTGTTAGTTAGTTTTAAAAGATAGCTTCTAATTAATTCTAGTTAGTTGGAAAGATGTATATAAATAGTAGAATACCTTGTGTAAACAGGCAAGTCGGTTAATACAGTTTTCTCACTGtttcttcaattctttttttcatCTCACAATTATTCTCTCAATTGCCATAACAATGGCAAGGTAGCTATCActcaacatggtatcagagccaccAATACTCTAGCTGCTAGAgagagtttttttcttttttacatcATTCAAATTGGACGAACAGTGGAATACCGACGTCGGAGATAATCGGAAACTATGGTGGATGCAATTAGGTCATCGGAGGTGCAAGATAACTCCAATCGAGAACAGATCGACAATTTCACTGATATTCATCCAAGGAATCCTTTATATCTTCATCCATCTGATACTCCAGGTAGCATTTTAATCCCTCAACAACTTACTGGTATAGAAAATTATACTGGGTGGAGTAATTTTATGAGAGTAGCATTGTTAGCTAagaataaaattgtatttattgatggtACTTGTTGTAAACATCACTACAAAGGAGATCTGAATCATGAATGGGAGAGATGTAATGCTTTTGTGTTATCGTGGATCACAAACTCCGTTTCAAAGGAATTAGCAAATGGCTTAATGTTTTCATCAAATGCCCATAATGTTTGGAAGGATCTGAAAGAGAGGTTTGATAAACGTAATCTCACTAGAATATACCAGGTTCATCGCGAAATCAGTACAATGAGTCAAGAAACTTTTACAATTTCTGAGTAATATTCAAATTGCGAAATCTTTGGGATGAGTATGTATCATTGGTTCCTTTACCTGCTCGTGAATGTGATAAGTACAAGGTATATGCAGAACATATGGAAAAACAAAAGCTGATGCAGTTTCTAATGGGACTCAATGATAATTTTGCCCAATCAAGGAGTCAGATTCCTATGACTGTTCCAAGTCCTAGTTTGAACCAAGCTTATAATCTGATAATGCAGGATGAGAGCCAAAAGGTGCAATCTAGTTTGATATCAAATTGTGTTCTAGCTGTACAGAAG
The DNA window shown above is from Solanum lycopersicum chromosome 11, SLM_r2.1 and carries:
- the LOC101249234 gene encoding uncharacterized protein; the encoded protein is MGMVSEKSTLLMKVFREEKMEIHQKWQLFSLRRVRKITSLLNLKQLKKHAQLEEMVQADPSLPIIEIVEKCCGPQTLSHVFGLGGGLKAKDLKGGTSSKAELLSALRSIREDIKFLNEENKILNEENKSLNDRLSTIEDKMKDIMNMKEFFVAQQSHVPPTTTSVSTE
- the LOC138339352 gene encoding uncharacterized protein; the encoded protein is MVDAIRSSEVQDNSNREQIDNFTDIHPRNPLYLHPSDTPGSILIPQQLTGIENYTGWSNFMRVALLAKNKIVFIDGTCCKHHYKGDLNHEWERCNAFVLSWITNSVSKELANGLMFSSNAHNVWKDLKERFDKRNLTRIYQYVSLVPLPARECDKYKVYAEHMEKQKLMQFLMGLNDNFAQSRSQIPMTVPSPSLNQAYNLIMQDESQKVQSSLISNCVLAVQKLNILETTTTATALASLQNNKFKPKAGGLYCDYCHLKNHTKANCYKLIGYPLNYKFQKKRGVNNRSFRGHNFENDRILECIE